One segment of Bacteroidia bacterium DNA contains the following:
- a CDS encoding TatD family hydrolase: MVKLIDTHSHLFVKEFDVDRDLMIARAKAVGVEKIFLPNIDLNTIKPMNDLSEKYQGLCYSMLALHPCDVKEDYEETLQQIEHELLHNTEQYIGIGETGIDLYWDKSTFHQQTASFERHIRWSQQTGLPIVIHARDSINEIITLLQKPQNRGVTGVFHCFTGDFQQANQIINLGFYLGIGGVLTYKKSGLDSVIQQLSLDNIILETDSPYLAPVPMRGKRNESAFILHVAETLATIKGMSVEEIGAITSKNALQLFKRAK, from the coding sequence ATGGTGAAACTGATAGATACCCACTCCCATCTTTTTGTGAAAGAATTTGATGTGGATAGGGATTTGATGATTGCACGTGCTAAAGCTGTCGGAGTTGAGAAAATCTTTCTACCTAATATTGATTTGAACACAATCAAACCAATGAATGATTTGTCTGAAAAATATCAAGGCTTGTGTTATTCCATGCTGGCACTGCACCCTTGCGATGTAAAAGAGGATTATGAGGAAACTTTACAACAGATAGAACACGAACTCCTGCACAACACTGAACAATACATTGGCATTGGCGAGACCGGTATAGATCTTTATTGGGATAAGTCAACTTTTCACCAACAGACTGCATCCTTTGAAAGACATATCAGATGGAGTCAACAAACCGGGTTGCCCATAGTCATACATGCAAGAGATTCAATCAATGAAATTATCACACTATTGCAAAAGCCTCAAAATCGAGGTGTTACAGGTGTTTTCCATTGTTTCACGGGCGATTTTCAACAAGCGAATCAAATCATTAACTTAGGGTTCTATTTAGGAATTGGAGGAGTACTCACATACAAAAAATCAGGATTAGATTCTGTAATTCAACAATTGAGTTTAGACAACATCATCCTTGAAACAGACTCACCTTATTTAGCACCGGTTCCTATGCGAGGGAAACGCAATGAAAGCGCATTCATTTTACATGTAGCAGAAACATTAGCTACAATCAAAGGAATGAGTGTAGAAGAGATTGGAGCTATCACTTCTAAAAATGCTTTACAGCTATTTAAAAGGGCAAAATAG
- the mrdA gene encoding penicillin-binding protein 2 has protein sequence MKKQSGYYAQIFYVLLVIVGVVFLAKIAFLQLGGDDYLKQALRNSSTEITLHPVRGTIYDRNGKLIVYNDYVYDLVVVPIKTEAFDTLELCRILEMDTAEFKKRMLKARDYSRRKPTVIAKNLSTPSYSVLQENLFRFPGFLIENKTDRKYKVKGMAHVLGYTSEVNRTDIENDPYYKPGDFIGVTGIEKSYEKELRGNNGVRVMIVDKHNIEKGNFADGVYDVKPIPGEDIFTSIDLDLQELAEEFLANKTGSIVAINPKTGEILCLANSPAYDPNELTGPERNKNFHKLLIDPKKPLFNRALKAPYPPGSTFKPIQALIGLAEGVITPQTSFSCYRGYLLGNRKVGCHAHASPVNLKYSIQTSCNAYYCHVFRDIVDNPKYKNVSEGLETWLDYLHTFAIGSYTGIDIPGESKGILPSVKLYSKVFGKNWRSSNVISVAIGQGEVGVTPLQMANYTAIIANGGYYVRPHVVKYIGRDKKHVPSNLKRHYVSVDTSYFPLIIEAMSLVYQPGGTAFWASIPGINLCGKTGTAQNPHGKDHSIFVGFGPKEDPQIAVAVLIENGGFGATWAAPMASLLMERYLKQNKETAKPDMYKRMLNPVNPIVPPPNKVE, from the coding sequence ATGAAAAAACAAAGTGGTTATTATGCTCAGATTTTCTATGTACTTTTAGTCATAGTAGGAGTAGTCTTTCTTGCCAAAATTGCTTTTCTTCAACTCGGAGGAGATGACTATCTAAAACAAGCGCTTCGCAACAGCTCAACCGAAATTACTTTGCACCCCGTCCGAGGTACAATCTATGACCGCAACGGGAAGTTAATTGTGTATAATGACTATGTATATGACCTGGTTGTGGTTCCAATCAAAACAGAAGCGTTTGATACCTTAGAGTTATGCAGAATCTTGGAAATGGATACCGCGGAATTCAAAAAAAGGATGCTAAAAGCGCGGGACTATTCGCGAAGAAAACCTACCGTTATTGCAAAAAATCTAAGCACTCCGTCTTATTCCGTATTGCAAGAAAACCTTTTTAGATTTCCCGGATTTCTTATAGAAAATAAAACCGATAGAAAATACAAAGTCAAAGGCATGGCACATGTATTGGGTTATACGAGTGAAGTTAACCGTACAGATATTGAGAATGATCCTTATTACAAGCCGGGAGATTTTATTGGTGTTACAGGAATAGAAAAGAGTTATGAAAAGGAATTGAGGGGAAATAACGGTGTACGTGTAATGATTGTGGATAAGCACAATATTGAGAAAGGAAATTTTGCCGATGGAGTTTATGATGTCAAACCTATTCCGGGAGAAGATATTTTTACTTCCATAGATTTAGACTTACAGGAATTAGCAGAAGAGTTTTTGGCGAACAAAACCGGAAGCATTGTAGCCATTAATCCCAAAACCGGTGAAATTCTTTGTCTTGCCAATAGTCCGGCTTATGACCCCAATGAATTAACAGGTCCTGAACGGAATAAAAATTTTCATAAATTGTTGATAGACCCTAAGAAACCACTTTTTAACAGGGCTTTAAAAGCGCCTTATCCTCCCGGCTCTACCTTTAAACCAATTCAAGCATTGATTGGGTTAGCAGAAGGTGTGATAACTCCACAAACATCATTTTCGTGTTACCGCGGATACTTGTTAGGAAACCGCAAGGTGGGTTGTCATGCTCATGCCAGCCCTGTGAATTTGAAATATTCTATCCAAACTTCTTGTAACGCCTACTACTGTCATGTGTTTAGAGATATTGTGGACAATCCCAAATACAAAAACGTGTCGGAGGGGCTTGAGACTTGGCTTGATTATTTGCACACATTTGCAATCGGTTCATATACTGGAATTGATATTCCCGGAGAATCAAAAGGGATTTTGCCCAGTGTTAAACTGTATTCGAAAGTGTTCGGGAAAAATTGGCGTTCTTCCAATGTCATTTCTGTTGCAATAGGACAGGGGGAGGTAGGAGTTACCCCTTTGCAAATGGCGAATTATACAGCTATCATCGCCAATGGGGGCTATTATGTCAGACCGCATGTTGTGAAATATATTGGCAGAGATAAAAAACACGTTCCGTCAAACTTGAAACGCCACTATGTATCTGTTGATACTTCCTATTTTCCTCTCATTATTGAAGCAATGAGTTTGGTTTATCAACCCGGAGGGACTGCATTTTGGGCTTCAATTCCGGGCATTAATCTTTGCGGCAAAACCGGAACAGCACAGAACCCACATGGGAAAGATCATTCAATTTTTGTAGGCTTTGGTCCTAAGGAAGATCCGCAAATTGCAGTTGCCGTTTTGATTGAAAACGGAGGGTTTGGAGCGACATGGGCTGCGCCTATGGCTTCTCTTCTTATGGAACGATATCTCAAACAAAATAAAGAAACCGCAAAGCCCGATATGTATAAAAGGATGCTGAACCCTGTAAATCCGATAGTTCCACCTCCAAATAAGGTGGAGTAA
- the aroC gene encoding chorismate synthase yields MASNSFGDIFRITSFGESHGSGIGVVIDGIPAGISIDVTLIQQRLDERKPGSSGLVSPRKEDDKFQFLSGIFEEKSTGAPMTIWIPNTNQKPEDYNALQQVFRPSHADFTYHHKYGNRDHRGGGRASARITAAWVAAGAVAECLLKHTHIEVLSYVKQLFTHQIPENLSLDQLKQIQNPLYCPHPETALLMQQAIEQAVVEKDSIGGIVATQIFNCPIGLGEPVFGKFQAKIGQAIFSLNAVKGLQFGGGFNMSSKKGSEVNDEWILSGSSFQTKTNNSGGLQGGISNGMPINFDVAFKPTATIGKPQQTINTEGESTILQAKGRHDPCVVPRAVPIVRALTWLVLADLWLLAKINN; encoded by the coding sequence ATGGCATCAAATAGCTTTGGAGACATTTTTCGAATCACCTCTTTTGGAGAATCACACGGTAGCGGCATAGGGGTAGTAATTGACGGAATCCCTGCGGGGATTAGCATTGACGTTACGCTTATACAACAACGATTAGATGAAAGGAAACCCGGCAGTTCCGGCTTAGTCAGTCCCAGAAAAGAGGATGATAAGTTTCAATTTCTCTCCGGTATTTTTGAAGAAAAATCAACCGGTGCTCCCATGACTATTTGGATTCCTAACACAAATCAAAAACCGGAAGATTACAATGCACTTCAACAAGTGTTTCGTCCTTCTCACGCTGATTTTACTTATCATCACAAATATGGTAATAGAGATCACAGAGGTGGAGGTAGAGCTTCTGCACGAATTACCGCTGCTTGGGTGGCAGCCGGTGCAGTTGCAGAATGTTTACTAAAACATACCCATATAGAAGTGCTTAGTTATGTAAAACAACTTTTCACACATCAAATTCCTGAAAACTTGAGTTTAGACCAACTCAAACAAATTCAAAATCCTTTGTACTGCCCCCATCCTGAAACCGCACTACTCATGCAACAAGCAATAGAACAAGCTGTTGTAGAAAAAGACAGTATAGGTGGTATTGTTGCTACGCAAATATTTAATTGTCCGATTGGATTGGGAGAACCTGTTTTTGGCAAATTTCAAGCAAAAATTGGGCAGGCTATATTTTCATTGAATGCTGTAAAAGGACTGCAATTTGGCGGTGGTTTTAACATGAGTAGCAAAAAAGGCTCAGAAGTAAATGATGAATGGATATTAAGCGGTTCCTCATTTCAAACAAAAACAAATAACTCCGGTGGGTTGCAAGGCGGAATCAGCAACGGCATGCCTATCAATTTTGATGTTGCTTTTAAACCAACTGCAACCATTGGCAAACCTCAACAAACAATCAATACTGAAGGCGAGTCCACAATTTTGCAGGCAAAAGGACGACACGACCCTTGTGTAGTTCCACGCGCAGTCCCAATTGTGAGAGCTCTGACATGGCTTGTATTAGCAGATTTGTGGTTATTGGCTAAAATAAATAACTAA